One Budorcas taxicolor isolate Tak-1 chromosome 13, Takin1.1, whole genome shotgun sequence DNA window includes the following coding sequences:
- the GJD4 gene encoding gap junction delta-4 protein: MDQSDLLGFLVITLNCNVTMVGKIWLIFMVLLRMVVLILAGSPVYQDEQERFVCNTLQPGCANVCYDIFAPVSHLRFWLIQSVSVLLPSAVFGVYVLHKGAELAARRSHGPEDASEDHDAPRLTPGARRCLTVPDYSSGYVVHLCLRTLTEAAFGALHYLLFGFLVPKRFSCTHPPCTSVVDCYVSRPTEKSILMLFVWAMCALSFLLTVADLVCSVCWKTRGRPGGARRRPFPGARDAAPEGRGAREGLGVHEGRGERARTGLGTRGPGAHSPAAEPAAPGSLELPGEDESDALSSASDQPRLARPGAAAPVWEERPCAPRAPLSGPGKSEWV; the protein is encoded by the exons ATGGACCAGTCGGACCTGCTGGGGTTCCTCGTCATCACCCTAAATTGTAACGTGACCATGGTGG GGAAGATCTGGCTTATCTTCATGGTGCTGCTGAGGATGGTGGTGCTCATCCTAGCCGGTTCACCCGTCTACCAGGACGAGCAGGAGAGGTTTGTCTGCAATACTCTGCAGCCGGGATGCGCCAACGTCTGCTATGACATCTTCGCCCCCGTGTCCCACCTGCGATTCTGGCTGATCCAGAGCGTGTCTGTCCTCCTTCCGTCCGCGGTCTTCGGCGTCTACGTGCTGCACAAAGGAGCTGAGCTGGCCGCACGCAGATCCCATGGGCCGGAGGATGCCTCGGAGGACCATGACGCCCCACGGCTGACCCCCGGGGCCAGGCGCTGCCTGACGGTGCCAGACTATTCCTCGGGCTACGTGGTCCACCTCTGCCTCCGGACCTTGACCGAGGCAGCTTTCGGTGCCCTGCATTACCTCCTCTTCGGATTCTTGGTCCCCAAGAGGTTCTCTTGCACGCACCCTCCTTGCACCAGCGTGGTGGACTGTTACGTCTCCCGACCCACGGAGAAGTCCATCCTGATGCTTTTCGTCTGGGCGATGTGCGCGCTGTCCTTTCTGCTTACTGTCGCCGACCTGGTCTGCAGCGTGTGCTGGAAGACACGAGGGCGACCCGGTGGGGCCCGGAGGAGACCGTTTCCAGGGGCAAGGGATGCGGCGCCTGAGGGACGCGGGGCGCGGGAGGGGCTAGGGGTGCACGAGGGACGCGGTGAGCGCGCTCGCACGGGACTGGGGACCCGAGGGCCGGGCGCGCACAGCCCCGCTGCGGAGCCCGCCGCGCCCGGGAGCCTGGAGCTGCCGGGGGAGGACGAGAGCGACGCGTTGTCCTCAGCCAGCGACCAGCCGCGCTTGGCCCGGCCCGGAGCGGCGGCCCCGGTGTGGGAAGAGCGCCCCTGCGCGCCGCGTGCCCCGCTTTCCGGCCCCGGCAAGTCCGAGTGGGTGTGA